The genomic stretch TTTATTGAAACAAATTTTATTACAGAGGATCAAAAAAAGTATATAGAAACTGCAATTAAAGAAAAGAAAAATATTTTAGTAGTTGGTGGTACATCAACTGGTACAACTACATTTTTAAATGCATATTTAGATAAACTAAAAGATCCTGATGATAGACTTAGTGTTATTGAAGAAATAAGAGAATTAAAA from Streptobacillus felis encodes the following:
- a CDS encoding ATPase, T2SS/T4P/T4SS family — encoded protein: MYQVTNYNPVFSIRRHTTEVIPLEKFIETNFITEDQKKYIETAIKEKKNILVVGGTSTGTTTFLNAYLDKLKDPDDRLSVIEEIRELK